A region of Flavobacterium album DNA encodes the following proteins:
- a CDS encoding universal stress protein, with amino-acid sequence MKKILFPTDFSATSLNAFVYALHLAKNIDAEIITLHVYEYPIGLSVDNDDFLMENYNVGDWGAFENFKSEVPKLREIAEREGMTHVPVSHMMERGIAVDGIVNTAANEQADIIIMGTKGATGLKEIFLGTITEKVIKQAKSFVIAVPEGYRFEPIRKILFLAEYEKLEMDLLKKVKDFAVIFKADIHVLEVKKRNDDAIDILMAKWKDTFKSDTISFSFINTDATEDLILEFIDYQKINMAVMSIHHKNLFERLFLFSLSRQMAFHSTIPVLGIPAL; translated from the coding sequence ATGAAAAAAATTTTGTTCCCCACAGATTTCTCTGCAACATCCCTTAATGCATTTGTGTATGCACTGCATCTCGCAAAAAACATTGATGCAGAAATCATTACGCTCCATGTATATGAATATCCCATAGGCTTGTCTGTTGACAACGATGATTTCCTGATGGAAAATTATAATGTGGGTGACTGGGGCGCTTTTGAGAATTTTAAAAGTGAAGTCCCAAAACTGCGTGAAATAGCAGAAAGAGAGGGAATGACGCATGTACCTGTGAGCCATATGATGGAAAGAGGCATTGCGGTTGACGGAATTGTAAATACGGCCGCCAATGAGCAGGCCGACATTATAATAATGGGCACAAAAGGTGCCACCGGGTTGAAAGAGATCTTTTTAGGCACCATAACTGAAAAAGTAATAAAACAGGCAAAATCATTTGTAATTGCCGTACCGGAAGGTTATCGCTTTGAGCCTATCCGAAAAATACTTTTCCTGGCCGAATACGAAAAGCTGGAAATGGATCTCCTGAAAAAAGTAAAGGATTTTGCCGTCATATTTAAAGCAGATATCCACGTTTTGGAAGTAAAGAAACGTAATGACGATGCCATTGATATTCTGATGGCTAAATGGAAAGACACCTTCAAAAGCGACACTATCTCCTTTTCCTTTATAAATACCGATGCCACCGAAGACCTGATATTAGAATTTATAGATTATCAGAAGATTAATATGGCCGTGATGTCCATACATCACAAAAACCTGTTTGAGCGGTTGTTCCTGTTTAGCCTGTCCAGGCAAATGGCCTTCCATTCAACCATCCCGGTTTTAGGTATTCCCGCTTTATAA
- the hemN gene encoding oxygen-independent coproporphyrinogen III oxidase, whose translation MESSILQKYNVPGPRYTSYPTVPYWDNSGFTEGLWQDSVVQSFGESNATQGISLYIHLPFCESMCTFCGCNKRITKNHAVEAAYISAILKEWAMYRDLFRQRPRIKELHLGGGTPTFFSPENLEKLVKGIFELADAAPGYEFSFEGHPNNTTREHLQTLYDLGFRRVSFGVQDYSETVQKAINRIQPFENVAKVTLMAREIGYTSISHDLVFGLPYQTVENIVDTIEKTNALRPDRISFYSYAHVPWIKGTGQRGFDDTSLPKDNEKRRLYEIGKKILCDKGYHEIGMDHFALESDSMYTSFKNGTLHRNFMGYSSSATQLMIGLGVSSISDSWYSFAQNEKTLEDYYHRIEQNELPVFRGHILNDEDLIIRKHILNLMCRFTTSWDNDDDYFNELPEVLWDLREMERDGLLAIEDTFIEVTEKGLPFVRNICMAFDLRLKRKAPETKLFSMTI comes from the coding sequence ATGGAAAGTTCTATTTTACAGAAATACAATGTACCGGGGCCGCGCTATACTAGCTACCCTACGGTTCCCTACTGGGACAATTCAGGATTTACCGAAGGCTTGTGGCAGGACAGTGTGGTACAGTCGTTTGGCGAAAGCAATGCCACACAGGGCATCAGCCTGTACATCCACCTTCCGTTCTGCGAAAGCATGTGTACCTTTTGCGGGTGCAACAAGCGTATTACAAAAAACCACGCCGTGGAGGCAGCTTACATCAGCGCCATACTGAAAGAATGGGCCATGTACCGCGACCTGTTCAGGCAGCGGCCGCGCATTAAGGAACTGCACCTTGGCGGGGGTACCCCTACTTTCTTTAGCCCGGAAAACCTCGAAAAGCTGGTAAAAGGCATTTTTGAGCTTGCCGATGCCGCTCCGGGATACGAATTCAGCTTTGAGGGCCACCCGAACAATACTACGCGGGAACATCTGCAAACATTATACGACCTGGGCTTCAGGAGGGTGAGCTTTGGCGTGCAGGACTATAGCGAAACCGTGCAGAAAGCCATCAACCGCATACAGCCGTTTGAGAATGTTGCTAAAGTAACATTAATGGCAAGGGAAATTGGGTACACATCTATCAGCCACGACCTTGTATTCGGCCTTCCTTACCAAACGGTTGAGAACATTGTAGATACCATAGAGAAAACCAATGCCCTGAGGCCCGACCGCATCTCTTTTTACAGCTATGCCCATGTGCCCTGGATAAAAGGTACCGGCCAGCGCGGCTTTGATGATACCTCCCTGCCAAAAGACAATGAAAAGCGGCGGTTGTACGAAATAGGAAAAAAAATACTGTGCGACAAGGGCTATCACGAGATAGGCATGGATCATTTTGCACTTGAGTCTGACAGTATGTATACGTCTTTTAAAAATGGTACGCTGCATCGCAACTTTATGGGGTACAGCTCATCGGCCACACAGCTGATGATAGGCCTCGGCGTTTCGTCTATAAGCGACAGCTGGTACAGCTTTGCCCAAAACGAAAAGACGCTGGAAGATTATTACCACAGGATAGAACAGAACGAGCTGCCGGTATTCCGTGGCCATATACTTAATGATGAAGACCTCATCATACGAAAGCACATACTGAACCTGATGTGCCGTTTTACCACCTCATGGGATAACGATGATGACTATTTTAACGAACTGCCCGAAGTACTTTGGGACCTTCGTGAAATGGAAAGGGATGGTTTGCTTGCGATAGAAGACACATTCATTGAAGTTACAGAAAAAGGGCTTCCCTTCGTACGCAACATCTGTATGGCGTTCGACCTGAGGCTGAAAAGGAAAGCGCCGGAAACAAAGCTGTTTTCGATGACGATATAA
- a CDS encoding winged helix-turn-helix transcriptional regulator, translating into MKQNYTFTYFFTSTYPKVCIMTAIKETSTIQENKAYALETCPVTFTMEKIGGYWKPIILYHLSQGDKRYSELKRAIPAITEKMLIQHLKQLEADEIVIREAKPVVPPFVTYRLTNAGKGLIPVISAMAGWALQMADGKFAEE; encoded by the coding sequence ATGAAACAAAATTATACCTTTACTTACTTTTTTACAAGTACTTACCCTAAAGTATGTATAATGACAGCGATAAAAGAAACTTCGACCATCCAGGAAAATAAAGCCTATGCGCTCGAAACCTGCCCGGTTACCTTTACGATGGAAAAGATAGGCGGATACTGGAAACCTATAATCCTTTACCATCTTTCGCAGGGCGATAAGCGCTATAGCGAACTCAAGAGGGCTATACCGGCCATCACAGAAAAGATGCTCATACAGCACCTGAAGCAGCTGGAGGCCGATGAGATCGTTATAAGGGAAGCAAAGCCTGTAGTGCCCCCATTTGTAACCTACCGCCTGACGAACGCGGGAAAGGGACTGATACCTGTTATCAGTGCCATGGCAGGATGGGCATTACAAATGGCAGATGGGAAGTTTGCAGAAGAGTAA
- a CDS encoding NAD(P)H-binding protein, giving the protein MKIAITGSLGNVARPLVKQLLSEGHQLNVISSHDERKNDIEALGATAAIGPITDTSFLAEAFSGADAVFAMTPPSLALQNVVAANTAAGKAIVDAVKQANVKRVVLLSSIGAELDGGTGPIAALNAIENAYNKLENVTVTFLRAGYFYINFNNSIPMIQHSGILGSNLAADTPVPLVHPRDIATAAAGELTRGNAESGVRYIVSDVKTPAEITAAFGNAIGKPGLPWVTFSDEDNEQGMVQAGVPAEIAALYTEMGRGLREGSIQADFLNGGHSVDGKIKLEDFAKEFASAF; this is encoded by the coding sequence ATGAAAATAGCAATTACAGGCTCGCTCGGAAATGTAGCAAGGCCATTAGTTAAACAATTACTGTCTGAAGGCCATCAACTTAATGTGATAAGCAGCCATGACGAACGCAAAAACGATATTGAGGCTTTAGGGGCAACTGCCGCTATAGGCCCAATAACAGACACATCATTTTTAGCGGAAGCTTTTTCGGGTGCTGATGCCGTTTTCGCCATGACACCGCCAAGCCTTGCACTGCAAAACGTTGTAGCAGCCAATACAGCAGCCGGGAAGGCTATTGTTGACGCAGTGAAACAAGCGAATGTAAAGAGGGTTGTACTCCTGAGCAGCATCGGCGCCGAGCTTGACGGCGGCACAGGCCCTATTGCCGCCCTGAACGCAATTGAAAACGCCTATAACAAACTGGAAAATGTTACGGTTACGTTCCTCAGGGCAGGATATTTCTACATCAACTTCAATAACAGCATCCCTATGATACAGCATTCGGGAATACTGGGAAGCAACCTGGCAGCCGATACCCCTGTCCCATTGGTACACCCACGGGATATTGCAACGGCAGCGGCAGGGGAACTAACGAGGGGCAATGCAGAAAGCGGCGTGCGCTATATTGTAAGTGATGTGAAAACCCCTGCCGAGATCACAGCGGCATTCGGGAATGCTATCGGCAAGCCCGGATTGCCATGGGTAACCTTCAGCGATGAAGACAATGAGCAGGGCATGGTACAGGCAGGCGTTCCCGCTGAAATAGCCGCACTGTATACCGAAATGGGGCGCGGACTTCGTGAAGGCAGCATACAGGCTGATTTTTTAAACGGAGGGCATTCTGTGGACGGAAAAATAAAACTTGAAGATTTTGCAAAGGAATTCGCTTCGGCATTCTAA
- a CDS encoding sulfite exporter TauE/SafE family protein: MLYSALILGLISSLHCIGMCGPIAMMLPVDRSNPARKTLQIFTYHAGRLTAYGAMGLVFGIVGRGIYLAGIQQQFSIITGILMIAIVMIPQRIFARYNFSKPVYRLISKVKSGLGSRFRQKGYRSLYTAGLLNGFLPCGLVYAALFGAIAMQSVPYGIMYMVLFGAGTIPLMSLVVYASGFLKNPLRNSFSKIVPYAAVAIGMLFIVRGLGLGIPYLSPSNISLYVTGAPQCK, translated from the coding sequence ATGCTCTACTCTGCACTCATACTCGGCCTTATTTCCAGCCTGCACTGCATTGGCATGTGCGGGCCAATAGCCATGATGCTGCCGGTAGACAGGAGCAATCCCGCCAGGAAAACCCTGCAGATATTTACTTACCATGCAGGAAGGCTGACGGCCTACGGAGCAATGGGCCTTGTGTTCGGGATTGTGGGAAGGGGTATCTACCTTGCAGGGATCCAGCAGCAATTCTCTATCATCACCGGCATACTGATGATCGCCATTGTAATGATTCCCCAAAGAATATTTGCGCGCTACAACTTCAGCAAGCCGGTATACAGGCTAATCTCCAAAGTAAAATCAGGCCTGGGCAGCAGGTTCAGGCAAAAAGGATACAGGTCGTTGTATACAGCCGGATTGCTTAACGGATTTCTGCCGTGCGGCCTGGTCTATGCGGCGCTGTTTGGGGCAATTGCCATGCAAAGCGTGCCCTACGGAATAATGTACATGGTGCTGTTCGGTGCCGGTACGATCCCGCTTATGAGCCTGGTGGTCTACGCCTCAGGATTTCTTAAGAACCCACTGCGCAATTCATTCAGCAAAATTGTGCCTTACGCGGCGGTTGCTATTGGTATGCTGTTTATCGTGCGCGGGCTTGGGCTGGGTATTCCCTACCTTTCGCCTTCCAACATAAGCCTTTATGTAACCGGGGCACCACAATGCAAATAA
- a CDS encoding FixH family protein, with the protein MKFNWGTGIVTAFALFMGFILFFVFRVQSDSKYDNELVVEEYYKQERTLQAQLDREQNAAALEHKVQIINEGKDIKITFPEEFDDKKITGKVSLYRPSDQKLDHEVPFSLSGHHLLIPKSDLAGGRWDIIIDWQYNGKGYFTQEMLML; encoded by the coding sequence ATGAAATTTAACTGGGGTACGGGAATAGTAACTGCTTTTGCACTGTTTATGGGATTCATATTGTTTTTTGTCTTCCGGGTGCAAAGCGACAGCAAATACGATAATGAGCTTGTGGTAGAGGAGTACTACAAGCAGGAACGCACACTGCAGGCACAGCTGGACAGGGAGCAAAATGCTGCTGCCCTTGAACATAAAGTACAGATAATAAATGAGGGGAAAGACATCAAAATTACGTTCCCCGAAGAATTCGACGATAAAAAAATTACAGGGAAAGTGTCCCTCTACAGGCCGTCTGACCAAAAACTTGATCATGAAGTACCCTTTTCATTATCAGGCCATCATTTGCTCATACCTAAAAGTGACCTGGCAGGCGGCCGATGGGACATTATCATAGACTGGCAATATAACGGCAAAGGCTATTTCACGCAAGAGATGCTGATGCTGTAA
- the ccoG gene encoding cytochrome c oxidase accessory protein CcoG, producing the protein MDDLHDDEFRDRLGTVDEEGKRVWVYPKKPNGKLYKYRKTLTWFLLAFLFAAPFVKIHGNQFLMFNVLERRFNIFGFPFWPQDFHLFVISMIIGVVFVALFTVAFGRIFCGWICPQTIFMEMVFRRIEYWIEGDRNAQIKLDKQEWNGEKIRKKVFKWFVFFVISFLIANVFLAYLTGSDELIEMVEEGPAGNMGTLIALLIFTAVFFYIYVWFREQVCIIVCPYGRLQGALLDNKTIVVAYDHVRGEAEKGRGRIVKNEDRLLSGKGDCIDCKLCVSVCPMGIDIRNGTQLECTNCTACIDECNTIMDKVGFPQGLIRYASEDEITKKEKFVFTTRMKGYAAVLLILTGVFTGMLFLRNDAEATVLRLPGQLFEHKGENISNVFTYKVINKTGRDFNDVYFVLANPKGTVKTVGAPRFKVPKEGMVSGTLFVEINPAWLKGDKTKITLEVYNGDKRIDTETTNFLGPRTFN; encoded by the coding sequence ATGGACGACCTGCATGATGATGAGTTCCGGGACCGGCTGGGTACCGTAGATGAAGAAGGAAAGAGGGTATGGGTTTACCCCAAAAAGCCTAATGGGAAACTCTATAAATACCGCAAGACGCTAACATGGTTCCTGCTTGCATTTTTGTTTGCGGCACCATTTGTTAAGATACATGGTAACCAGTTTCTTATGTTCAATGTGCTGGAGCGTAGGTTTAATATTTTCGGATTCCCTTTCTGGCCTCAGGATTTCCACCTATTTGTCATTTCCATGATTATTGGCGTGGTGTTCGTAGCGCTGTTTACGGTAGCTTTCGGGAGGATTTTTTGCGGATGGATATGCCCACAGACGATCTTCATGGAAATGGTTTTCCGCAGGATTGAGTATTGGATCGAAGGCGACCGGAACGCACAGATAAAGCTCGACAAGCAGGAATGGAATGGTGAGAAGATCCGAAAAAAAGTGTTTAAATGGTTTGTGTTCTTTGTCATCTCATTCCTTATTGCCAATGTATTCCTGGCCTACCTTACCGGAAGCGATGAGCTGATAGAAATGGTAGAGGAGGGGCCAGCAGGCAACATGGGTACCCTTATCGCCCTGCTGATATTTACAGCCGTGTTCTTTTATATCTACGTGTGGTTCAGGGAACAGGTATGCATCATCGTTTGCCCGTACGGCAGGCTGCAGGGGGCGTTACTGGATAACAAGACCATCGTGGTGGCCTACGACCATGTGCGCGGTGAGGCCGAGAAAGGCCGCGGCAGGATCGTGAAGAATGAGGACCGCCTGCTTTCCGGCAAAGGCGACTGTATTGACTGCAAGCTTTGCGTTAGCGTTTGCCCTATGGGTATCGATATCCGTAATGGGACCCAACTGGAATGCACCAATTGTACTGCCTGTATAGACGAGTGTAATACCATCATGGACAAGGTAGGTTTCCCGCAGGGGCTGATACGCTATGCCAGCGAGGATGAGATAACCAAAAAGGAAAAGTTCGTCTTCACGACCCGTATGAAAGGCTACGCAGCGGTACTGCTAATCCTGACAGGCGTTTTTACAGGAATGCTCTTTTTGCGCAACGATGCAGAGGCTACAGTGCTTCGCTTGCCCGGGCAGCTTTTTGAGCACAAGGGCGAGAATATAAGCAATGTGTTCACCTACAAGGTAATTAATAAAACAGGAAGGGATTTTAACGATGTCTACTTTGTTTTAGCTAATCCTAAAGGTACTGTAAAGACCGTAGGTGCGCCAAGGTTTAAAGTGCCGAAGGAAGGTATGGTTTCGGGAACGCTGTTCGTAGAGATAAACCCCGCCTGGCTAAAGGGCGACAAAACAAAAATAACCCTTGAGGTGTATAACGGCGATAAGCGCATAGATACCGAAACTACCAACTTTTTGGGGCCGAGGACGTTTAACTAA
- a CDS encoding cbb3-type cytochrome c oxidase N-terminal domain-containing protein, producing the protein MKKFIPVYVRVPLLFAMVFMALEYFIDSGDRPAFIKYPLVSVFLFVFLFLQVAIEIVIAAVDKVTYSLLTEEQKRKLDEADAIDYKDSKWFKKLKAFFVKSRPIEEEGTILMNHDYDGIHELDNVLPPWWVKLFYVTIAFAAIYLVRFHIMDGKDQKAEFDTEMEEARVAVEEYRKTAKDLIDANTVTLLTDPAELAEGKKIFETNCIPCHRSDAGGAIGPNLTDEYWLLGGGIKNVFHTITEGGRDGKGMVPWKGTLKPSEIQKVASYVLSLQGSNPKDPKAPDGEIWKEEAGKAPEVATNGK; encoded by the coding sequence ATGAAAAAGTTTATTCCAGTATACGTACGGGTACCATTGCTTTTTGCAATGGTATTCATGGCCCTCGAATATTTTATCGACTCCGGCGACCGCCCGGCATTTATCAAATACCCGTTAGTATCGGTATTCCTCTTCGTATTCCTGTTTTTGCAGGTAGCAATAGAGATCGTGATCGCTGCGGTAGACAAGGTAACCTACAGCCTGCTTACAGAGGAGCAGAAAAGGAAGCTGGACGAAGCCGATGCGATTGATTACAAAGACAGCAAATGGTTTAAAAAGCTGAAGGCTTTCTTTGTAAAGAGCAGGCCGATAGAAGAAGAAGGCACCATCCTGATGAATCATGATTATGATGGTATCCATGAGCTTGATAACGTGCTGCCGCCGTGGTGGGTAAAGCTCTTTTATGTAACGATAGCCTTTGCAGCGATTTACCTGGTGCGTTTCCATATCATGGACGGCAAAGACCAGAAAGCTGAATTTGATACCGAAATGGAAGAGGCGCGCGTGGCAGTTGAGGAATACCGCAAGACTGCCAAAGACCTTATAGATGCCAACACTGTAACGCTGCTGACCGATCCTGCAGAACTTGCGGAAGGGAAGAAAATATTCGAGACCAACTGCATTCCATGCCACCGGTCTGATGCAGGGGGCGCGATAGGGCCTAACCTTACGGATGAATACTGGTTGCTGGGTGGCGGTATCAAGAATGTTTTCCATACCATAACAGAAGGTGGCCGCGACGGCAAGGGGATGGTGCCATGGAAGGGTACCCTCAAACCATCTGAGATACAAAAAGTAGCGAGCTATGTGCTTTCACTACAGGGTTCTAACCCTAAAGACCCGAAAGCGCCGGATGGCGAGATATGGAAAGAAGAAGCCGGAAAAGCGCCTGAAGTGGCAACTAACGGAAAATAA
- a CDS encoding CcoQ/FixQ family Cbb3-type cytochrome c oxidase assembly chaperone, with the protein MLKFVKHNLESIAGIEIYPIISLLIFFIFFIVLYTWVYTYRKEKINELSNLPFAGEEENGTENQ; encoded by the coding sequence ATGCTAAAGTTTGTAAAGCACAACCTGGAATCCATTGCGGGAATTGAGATTTATCCCATCATTTCGCTGCTTATCTTCTTTATCTTTTTCATTGTGCTCTATACCTGGGTGTATACCTACCGCAAAGAAAAGATTAACGAACTGAGCAACCTCCCTTTTGCAGGGGAGGAAGAAAACGGAACCGAAAACCAATAG
- the ccoN gene encoding cytochrome-c oxidase, cbb3-type subunit I, with amino-acid sequence MEMQQFYYDNKIVKKFLYATIVFGVVGMLVGLLIASLYLFPNLTDGVSWLSYGRLRPLHTNAVIFAFVGNAMFAGIYYSMQRLLKARMFSNVLSNIHFWGWQLIIVAAAISLPLGYTSSKEYAELEWPIDIAIALIWVVFGINMIGTIIKRRERHMYVAIWFYLATFITVAILHIFNSIAIPVSGMKSYSAYAGVQDALVQWWYGHNAVAFFLTTPFLGLMYYFVPKAANRPVYSYKLSIIHFWSLIFIYIWAGPHHLLYSALPDWAQNLGVVFSIMLIAPSWGGMINGLLTLRGAWDKVRTSPVLKFFVVAITGYGMATFEGPMLSLKNVNAIAHFTDWIVAHVHVGALAWNGFLTFGMIYWLIPRMTKTTLYSVKLANFHFWIGTLGIIMYSLPMYVAGFTQASMWKEFNPDGTLKYGNFLETVKQIMPMYWMRAIGGTLFVIGLLVLVYNIIMTVRQGQKIEDELAEAPELQKISSKRLKGEKFHPWLERKPIQLAILATIAVLIGGIIQIVPTIMVKSNIPTISTVKPYTPLELEGRDLYIREGCVGCHSQMIRPFRSEVERYGEYSKSGEYVYDHPFLWGSKRTGPDLMRVGGKYSDNWHFNHLWDPQSTSEGSIMPAYKWLFDNKKMDYSYTKKKMEVMEQLGVPYTTEDIANAQSSINEQAAKIEKSLHADPDFVKSYEESRKAAQARGEEFVPMKDREIIALIAYLQRLGTDIKIKDNKPSK; translated from the coding sequence ACTATAGTTTTCGGGGTAGTGGGAATGCTCGTGGGGCTGCTGATAGCCTCGCTGTACCTGTTCCCTAATCTTACCGACGGTGTATCCTGGCTTAGCTACGGAAGGCTAAGGCCTCTGCACACCAACGCGGTGATCTTCGCCTTTGTGGGCAACGCCATGTTTGCCGGTATTTATTATTCTATGCAGAGGCTGCTTAAAGCCCGTATGTTCTCGAATGTTTTGAGCAACATCCACTTTTGGGGCTGGCAGCTTATCATAGTTGCAGCAGCTATATCATTGCCATTGGGCTATACTTCATCTAAAGAATATGCCGAACTGGAATGGCCTATAGATATCGCCATCGCGCTGATATGGGTCGTGTTTGGTATCAATATGATAGGTACAATCATAAAAAGGAGGGAACGCCACATGTATGTTGCCATCTGGTTTTACCTTGCTACATTCATAACCGTTGCCATTCTGCACATTTTCAACAGTATTGCCATTCCGGTAAGCGGGATGAAAAGCTACTCCGCATACGCCGGTGTACAGGATGCTTTGGTGCAATGGTGGTATGGGCATAACGCCGTGGCCTTTTTCCTTACCACACCATTCCTGGGGCTCATGTACTACTTTGTACCTAAAGCTGCCAACCGCCCTGTATATTCATACAAGCTGTCCATCATCCACTTTTGGTCGCTTATCTTCATCTATATCTGGGCTGGGCCGCACCACCTGCTGTATTCTGCATTGCCCGACTGGGCACAGAATCTTGGTGTGGTATTCTCTATAATGCTTATTGCGCCGTCATGGGGTGGTATGATCAACGGATTGCTCACACTGCGTGGCGCATGGGATAAAGTGCGCACCAGCCCGGTACTTAAGTTCTTTGTAGTAGCCATTACCGGCTATGGTATGGCAACGTTTGAAGGCCCGATGCTGTCATTGAAAAACGTAAACGCCATTGCCCACTTTACCGACTGGATCGTGGCTCACGTACACGTTGGTGCGCTGGCCTGGAACGGCTTCCTCACTTTTGGTATGATCTACTGGCTGATACCGCGCATGACCAAAACAACATTGTACTCTGTTAAGCTGGCCAACTTCCATTTCTGGATCGGTACATTAGGTATCATTATGTATTCTTTGCCAATGTATGTGGCCGGGTTTACGCAGGCATCTATGTGGAAAGAATTCAACCCTGACGGAACATTAAAATACGGTAACTTCCTTGAGACCGTGAAGCAGATCATGCCGATGTACTGGATGAGGGCTATTGGCGGCACACTATTCGTAATTGGTTTGCTGGTACTGGTATACAATATCATAATGACCGTAAGGCAGGGCCAGAAAATCGAGGATGAACTTGCCGAAGCGCCTGAATTGCAAAAGATAAGCAGCAAAAGGCTTAAAGGTGAGAAATTCCACCCATGGCTGGAAAGGAAGCCGATACAGCTTGCCATTCTTGCTACCATTGCCGTATTGATAGGCGGAATTATACAGATTGTCCCTACCATAATGGTTAAATCGAACATACCTACGATATCTACGGTGAAACCTTATACACCGCTGGAGCTTGAAGGCCGCGACCTCTACATCCGCGAAGGCTGCGTGGGCTGCCACTCTCAAATGATACGCCCTTTCCGCAGTGAGGTAGAACGTTATGGCGAATATTCGAAGTCGGGTGAATATGTATACGACCACCCATTCCTTTGGGGCTCTAAGCGCACCGGCCCGGACCTGATGAGGGTTGGCGGAAAATACAGCGACAACTGGCACTTCAACCACCTGTGGGACCCGCAAAGTACCTCCGAAGGCTCGATCATGCCTGCGTATAAGTGGCTGTTCGATAACAAGAAGATGGATTACTCCTATACGAAGAAAAAAATGGAGGTGATGGAGCAGCTTGGGGTTCCGTATACTACAGAAGACATTGCCAATGCACAGTCCAGCATTAATGAGCAGGCAGCAAAGATCGAGAAAAGCCTGCATGCCGATCCTGACTTTGTGAAGAGCTACGAAGAAAGCCGTAAGGCAGCGCAGGCACGGGGCGAAGAATTCGTACCGATGAAAGACCGCGAGATCATAGCGCTTATTGCTTACCTGCAGCGCCTTGGCACCGATATCAAAATAAAAGACAACAAACCTTCAAAATAA